A region of [Bacteroides] pectinophilus DNA encodes the following proteins:
- a CDS encoding PrgI family protein, translated as MVIEVNKDIDRYQESVAMGLTARQLIFSIASVVVGGGIVLLLYKYIGLTGSAYVAIPCVAPIALGGFYSFNGMNFYEYMGKKLHFMFGNRALTYVSTEGEPAIKQLEAEQNEQVKKKGRKAEPETVTADSAVKKQEEFEAMKKKTRNMLLGLVAVIVAAVAGIAAYKAMH; from the coding sequence ATGGTAATCGAAGTAAACAAGGATATTGACCGCTATCAGGAATCGGTTGCAATGGGACTTACTGCAAGGCAGCTTATATTTTCCATTGCAAGCGTAGTGGTTGGTGGCGGTATCGTCCTTCTTCTTTACAAGTATATCGGTCTTACGGGTTCTGCTTATGTGGCAATTCCCTGTGTGGCACCGATTGCACTTGGTGGTTTCTATTCCTTTAATGGGATGAATTTCTACGAGTATATGGGAAAGAAACTGCATTTTATGTTTGGCAACAGGGCGCTTACCTATGTATCAACAGAAGGAGAGCCTGCAATAAAGCAGTTAGAAGCAGAACAGAATGAACAGGTAAAGAAGAAAGGCAGAAAGGCTGAACCGGAGACTGTAACAGCTGATTCGGCTGTAAAGAAGCAGGAGGAGTTTGAAGCGATGAAGAAAAAGACGAGAAATATGCTGCTTGGACTTGTCGCAGTCATTGTGGCGGCAGTAGCAGGCATTGCAGCATATAAGGCAATGCATTAG
- a CDS encoding electron transporter RnfA, with product MRKEQVISTTNNNQMEEKGMKSRFIHLKKRFVPALSGALMGVMLMSTTCFAAGTGTSAVTQPLENLKTLIIAVIGAVGVIILAKNVMEFAQAYQQQDSSTMNSALKGIVAGVMMAGISTVLTFLGF from the coding sequence ATGAGAAAAGAACAGGTTATTTCAACAACAAACAACAATCAGATGGAGGAGAAAGGCATGAAGAGCAGATTCATTCACTTAAAAAAGAGATTCGTTCCGGCATTATCCGGAGCACTTATGGGAGTAATGCTTATGAGCACTACTTGTTTTGCAGCAGGTACAGGTACTTCCGCAGTAACACAGCCGCTTGAGAACTTAAAGACACTTATTATTGCTGTCATTGGTGCGGTTGGTGTCATCATTCTTGCAAAGAATGTTATGGAGTTCGCACAAGCCTACCAGCAGCAGGATTCATCTACCATGAACTCCGCTCTGAAAGGAATTGTGGCAGGTGTCATGATGGCTGGTATTTCAACAGTTCTGACATTCTTAGGCTTCTAA
- a CDS encoding C40 family peptidase — protein sequence MVIHTKEKAKIHAHEPKGAKIKGSNIYTVERGPKVHDAKANEMDKKASAKLMLQKSAGGKSTYRKSTIHQSEAKDKGLSKFKRNIRESGTSIKTKNTNLHIAGRTGALAAGAVTEQVEGGHEVSQAAYLAYEASRPVTGTASKGAALFRKKAAAEAKKRIKKVEAGKKLAKKTAKKAAKDTAKTVAKETAKETAKTTAKVATKTATKAAATAAGTAVAPGVGTAIGMAAGYAAGVSIEVKDEKMTNRSRKIKFFLDKMKAQENQTDSVAKLVKDLIVRKAITWVKAAAPIIGLVLLLLVLVVAMIAVPVIAVIAILYNSPFALFLPPLESGDTVQTVTSAYVQEFNRDVNTKVNEHTGYDLGELVYVDYEGMEENPSNYYDIMAVYMVKHGVGDTATVMNDTSKGWLQAVVNDMCSYTTSTGTKDVEETDADGNVTTVTKSVLYVNVTLKSYRDMISVYGFNSDQVEMLEQIMSPEFMGQLGYAGSGSGGGGGSPGVSSMTEDEINAILNGITDSRQKTVCSYALHRVGFPYSQDLRDSGNYYDCSSLAYYSWKDAGVDISYGGATTAAAEAQGLDEAGKTVSFDELQPGDLIFYSFTGNGRYKNISHVAVYVGNGKVVEALNESLGVVYRDVASTGKIVVIGRP from the coding sequence ATGGTCATTCACACCAAGGAGAAAGCCAAGATTCATGCCCACGAGCCAAAGGGTGCCAAGATTAAAGGCAGCAACATCTATACAGTAGAGAGAGGTCCGAAAGTGCATGATGCTAAAGCCAATGAAATGGATAAAAAAGCATCTGCAAAATTAATGCTTCAGAAAAGTGCTGGTGGAAAGAGTACTTATAGAAAGAGTACCATTCATCAGTCGGAGGCTAAGGATAAAGGTCTTTCTAAGTTTAAGCGTAACATCAGAGAGTCAGGAACTTCAATCAAGACCAAGAATACCAATCTTCACATTGCAGGAAGAACAGGAGCACTTGCAGCTGGGGCAGTAACGGAGCAGGTGGAGGGCGGGCATGAGGTATCGCAGGCAGCATATCTTGCATATGAAGCAAGCCGACCTGTTACCGGAACTGCTTCTAAGGGTGCAGCACTTTTCAGGAAAAAGGCGGCAGCCGAGGCAAAGAAGCGTATCAAGAAGGTAGAGGCAGGAAAGAAGCTGGCAAAAAAGACAGCAAAGAAAGCTGCCAAAGATACAGCCAAGACGGTAGCTAAAGAGACGGCAAAAGAAACAGCCAAGACAACTGCCAAGGTTGCAACAAAAACTGCGACAAAGGCAGCTGCTACAGCGGCAGGAACAGCGGTTGCACCGGGAGTTGGTACTGCAATCGGCATGGCAGCCGGGTATGCTGCAGGTGTATCCATAGAGGTGAAGGATGAAAAGATGACCAACCGGAGCAGGAAGATAAAATTCTTTCTGGATAAGATGAAAGCACAGGAGAATCAGACAGACAGCGTGGCAAAGCTGGTAAAGGATCTGATTGTGCGAAAAGCGATTACCTGGGTAAAGGCAGCAGCACCGATTATCGGACTGGTGCTGTTGTTACTGGTTCTTGTAGTTGCTATGATTGCGGTTCCGGTTATAGCGGTGATAGCAATCCTTTACAATTCTCCATTTGCTTTATTCCTGCCACCACTTGAATCAGGAGATACCGTGCAGACAGTAACGAGTGCTTATGTGCAGGAGTTTAACCGGGATGTTAATACGAAAGTGAATGAGCATACCGGATATGACCTTGGAGAGCTTGTATATGTGGATTATGAAGGTATGGAAGAAAACCCAAGCAATTACTATGACATCATGGCAGTCTATATGGTCAAGCATGGTGTCGGAGATACAGCAACAGTCATGAATGATACTTCAAAAGGCTGGCTGCAGGCAGTTGTAAATGATATGTGTTCATACACCACAAGCACCGGAACAAAGGATGTGGAAGAAACGGATGCAGACGGCAATGTAACTACTGTCACAAAGTCGGTTCTGTATGTGAATGTCACACTAAAATCGTACAGGGATATGATTTCGGTCTATGGATTTAATTCTGATCAGGTGGAAATGCTTGAGCAGATCATGAGTCCGGAGTTTATGGGACAGCTTGGATATGCCGGAAGCGGAAGTGGCGGCGGAGGCGGAAGTCCTGGAGTAAGCTCCATGACTGAGGATGAAATCAATGCCATCCTAAACGGAATTACAGACAGCAGGCAGAAAACAGTCTGCTCCTATGCACTTCACAGAGTTGGCTTCCCTTATAGTCAGGATTTAAGAGACAGCGGTAACTATTATGACTGCAGCTCCTTAGCCTATTATTCGTGGAAGGATGCGGGCGTGGATATTAGTTACGGCGGTGCAACCACAGCGGCAGCGGAGGCACAGGGACTGGATGAAGCCGGAAAGACTGTCTCCTTTGATGAGTTACAGCCGGGAGACCTTATCTTCTACAGTTTTACAGGCAACGGAAGATATAAGAACATCAGCCATGTGGCAGTATATGTCGGAAATGGCAAGGTGGTAGAGGCACTTAATGAAAGTCTTGGTGTGGTCTACAGAGATGTGGCAAGCACAGGAAAGATTGTTGTGATAGGAAGACCATAA
- a CDS encoding DpnD/PcfM family protein, whose product MEQEFDVEIKEVLSRVQRVKAESLDDAINKAMDMYYAEQIVLGAEDMKGVDFTPISEGQLPSSLKENGGRAR is encoded by the coding sequence ATGGAACAGGAATTTGATGTTGAGATAAAAGAAGTGCTCTCAAGAGTACAGAGAGTAAAGGCAGAGTCGCTTGATGATGCCATCAATAAGGCAATGGATATGTATTATGCAGAGCAGATAGTCCTTGGAGCAGAGGACATGAAGGGAGTTGATTTTACGCCTATCAGCGAAGGTCAGCTCCCTTCTTCATTAAAAGAAAACGGAGGAAGAGCAAGATGA
- a CDS encoding PBECR4 domain-containing protein — MRNVLDCINAFIPLLSTEYELVLGRKGVSVTLRISFDKKDCFHLMGLQYLVDRPELSRDRGRVFDEIADGTITIEKIESSDFYNKIEQRVHFLPLLEQMIDSNDTVFKYNKKANMYSMIEADYLMENNVESRNLFLFLSNDEGDNYFCRSFFPEEKMDYSKNQASWTLLYKKKIDLSTRIETVLYNRIK; from the coding sequence ATGAGGAATGTTTTAGATTGCATAAATGCATTTATTCCGCTATTATCAACCGAATATGAGCTTGTACTAGGGAGAAAAGGTGTTTCAGTTACATTAAGAATTTCATTTGATAAAAAAGATTGTTTTCATCTTATGGGATTACAATATCTGGTAGACAGACCTGAATTGAGCCGAGACAGAGGCAGAGTATTTGATGAGATAGCAGATGGAACAATTACAATTGAAAAAATAGAGTCATCAGATTTTTATAATAAGATAGAGCAAAGAGTTCATTTCCTGCCATTGCTTGAACAAATGATTGATAGTAATGATACTGTGTTTAAGTATAATAAGAAAGCAAATATGTATTCAATGATTGAGGCTGATTATCTTATGGAAAACAACGTGGAGAGCAGGAATCTATTTTTGTTTTTATCTAATGATGAAGGAGATAATTATTTCTGTCGTTCATTTTTTCCAGAGGAAAAGATGGATTATTCAAAAAATCAAGCATCGTGGACACTTCTTTATAAGAAAAAGATTGATTTATCAACCAGAATAGAGACAGTTCTTTACAATAGAATTAAATAG
- a CDS encoding type IV secretory system conjugative DNA transfer family protein, with the protein MQTTKKKPSLIFILVGAVLAGYLGYLINGAWTEGIAFNEFMDRFNEVCAVPFANYYNSNTVKAVAIALGIYAMAIVMYYTSQRNYMPGKEFGTARFENPKQVNKILADKDENFNRILSQNVKMSLDFRRLKLNGNILICGGSGAGKTFYEVKPNLMQMPHNCSFICTDPKGEILRSCGQMLKNNGYNLKVINLLEMDKSDCYNPFSYIREETDVVKLITNLISNTTPKGATPSDPFWEKAEGLFLQAIFYYVWLEVQPAKRNFETVLKLLGEAEVTEQGKASKLDVRMKFLEESSPLGANHPAVKQYNKCMRGAGDTVRSIIISANSRLAFLENKQVLRLLSKDELNLSDIGIGVNGDGETKTALFCVIPDSDKSYNFIIGLLYTQIFQELYYQADFNCGGRLPIHVTFMLDEFANVALPDDYCSLLSTMRSREISSIIIIQNFAQLKALFKDTWETIPGNCDTFIYLGGNEQSTHKYVSELLGKGTIDKKSSGETKGRQGSSSRNYDVLGRELFTPDEVRKLDNKKCIIFIRGFDPIMDNKFIPFNHPMFNQTADGKGKPYVHQIRGTDNLIGPPFEILSDKAVKYYEKLKDKGENVYIDSLTYEQFMMLGDAELSRRFSMQDEAEQKAKIDREQANELEYVDESQKSEATESANASSGSAGAKPVRNPEREKPKWEDTITNRMLHWSYTPEQKEEVKKALAAGVPKSTILTYFYPEVTVEKMSSYRKKQ; encoded by the coding sequence ATGCAGACAACAAAGAAAAAGCCGTCACTGATATTCATTCTTGTGGGTGCAGTGTTAGCAGGGTATCTTGGTTATCTGATAAATGGTGCGTGGACGGAAGGGATTGCCTTTAATGAATTTATGGACAGATTCAATGAAGTATGTGCTGTTCCCTTTGCCAACTATTACAATTCCAATACAGTAAAAGCAGTAGCCATTGCATTAGGTATCTATGCGATGGCTATTGTCATGTATTACACCAGTCAGAGAAACTATATGCCCGGTAAGGAATTTGGTACGGCAAGATTTGAAAATCCGAAGCAGGTCAACAAGATACTTGCAGATAAGGATGAGAATTTCAACCGGATACTCAGCCAAAATGTGAAGATGTCGCTGGATTTTAGGAGACTCAAGCTCAATGGAAATATACTTATCTGTGGTGGTTCCGGAGCAGGAAAAACATTTTATGAAGTAAAGCCGAATCTGATGCAGATGCCGCATAACTGTTCCTTTATCTGTACCGATCCAAAGGGAGAAATCCTTAGAAGCTGCGGGCAGATGTTAAAAAATAACGGATATAACCTGAAAGTCATTAATCTGTTAGAGATGGATAAATCAGACTGTTACAATCCATTTTCCTATATCAGAGAGGAAACAGATGTGGTCAAGCTGATTACAAACCTTATCAGCAATACGACACCAAAGGGAGCGACACCAAGTGATCCGTTCTGGGAAAAAGCGGAAGGATTGTTCTTGCAGGCTATCTTTTATTATGTGTGGCTGGAGGTACAGCCGGCAAAGAGAAACTTTGAGACAGTATTGAAGCTTCTTGGAGAGGCAGAGGTTACAGAGCAAGGGAAGGCATCAAAGCTGGATGTGCGTATGAAGTTTTTAGAGGAAAGTTCTCCGCTTGGAGCTAATCATCCGGCAGTAAAGCAGTACAACAAATGTATGAGAGGTGCAGGAGATACCGTCCGTTCCATTATCATCAGTGCCAACTCAAGACTTGCATTTCTTGAGAATAAGCAGGTTTTACGATTACTCTCAAAAGATGAGCTTAATCTGTCAGATATCGGTATTGGAGTGAATGGGGATGGAGAGACAAAGACAGCACTCTTTTGTGTAATCCCGGATAGTGACAAATCCTATAACTTTATTATTGGACTACTTTATACGCAGATATTTCAGGAACTGTACTATCAGGCGGACTTTAACTGTGGCGGCAGACTTCCAATTCATGTGACCTTTATGTTAGACGAATTTGCAAATGTCGCATTGCCGGATGACTACTGTTCATTGTTATCGACAATGCGAAGCAGAGAGATTTCAAGTATTATCATCATACAGAACTTTGCCCAGTTAAAGGCACTTTTTAAGGACACCTGGGAGACAATTCCAGGCAACTGCGATACTTTCATCTACCTTGGCGGCAACGAGCAGTCAACGCATAAGTACGTCTCAGAGCTGCTTGGAAAAGGTACGATTGATAAGAAGTCAAGCGGTGAGACAAAGGGCAGACAGGGAAGCTCTTCGAGGAATTATGATGTATTAGGCAGGGAACTGTTTACACCCGATGAAGTCAGAAAGCTGGATAACAAAAAGTGTATTATCTTTATCCGTGGTTTTGATCCTATCATGGATAATAAGTTTATACCATTCAATCATCCGATGTTTAACCAGACGGCAGATGGTAAGGGAAAACCATATGTTCATCAGATAAGAGGAACGGATAATCTTATCGGTCCGCCATTTGAGATTCTTTCAGACAAGGCAGTTAAGTATTATGAAAAGCTGAAGGATAAGGGCGAGAATGTGTATATAGATTCTCTTACCTATGAGCAGTTTATGATGCTTGGTGATGCGGAATTAAGCAGAAGATTCTCCATGCAGGATGAAGCAGAGCAGAAAGCAAAGATTGACAGGGAACAGGCAAATGAGCTTGAGTATGTTGATGAATCGCAGAAGTCGGAAGCAACAGAAAGTGCCAATGCTTCTAGTGGAAGTGCTGGTGCTAAACCTGTGAGGAATCCTGAGAGGGAAAAGCCTAAATGGGAGGATACCATCACAAACCGAATGCTGCACTGGTCATATACACCAGAGCAGAAAGAGGAAGTGAAGAAAGCTCTTGCTGCAGGTGTTCCAAAGTCAACGATTCTGACGTATTTCTATCCGGAGGTTACTGTGGAGAAGATGAGTTCATATCGAAAGAAGCAGTAA
- a CDS encoding DUF87 domain-containing protein gives MGLFTDGFKLLKKASEPLYKTPKSIQETIEIMAVAENGIFEVSKNKYSKCYRFQDINYTTATEDEQIGIFERYCKFLNSLDCNYKITINNKNKNMDELRDKVLIAEKNDGFNNYRRIYNDIIEEKIIEGRQGIEQERYLTITIERKNFEEAKAQFATLEATIHKAFIELGAEIVPLNGNERLKVLYDYYHLGDEGSFDFDIKKAKKVGADFRNDLCNGMVKYFPDHFEDESKFCKALFIKKYPSSLSDRFINEITSLPVHSITSIDVVPVPKDLTTKVLQKKYLGIESDIIKQQRVRNKNNDFSTEISYAKRTEKKEIEEIMDDVRENDQCLFFVGVTIILMAESKKELESVCETVETIGKRNSCTIDTHYLKQREALNTALPIGVRQVETMRTLLTQSLAVLMPFNVQELNDSTGNYYGINQISKNVNIGNRKKLINGNGFVFGVPGSGKSFFCKMEMGSVFLSGDDEIIVIDPMNEYFDIAETYGGTVVNMSTYTDNYVNPLEMDVWSLDPNDSKGMVREKGEFMLGLCEQCIGDSLNSRQKSIIDRCVRKLYIDIARSKEKYIPVMSDFYDILMAQPEDEAKDIALSLELFVNGSLNIFNHQTNVDVDNRFTVYGIRDLGTELSPITMLVMMESIQNRIVENGKRGKATWLYIDEFHVLLNSEYSAKYLQQLWKKVRKQGGLCTGITQNVVDLLQNYTATTMLANSEFVALLKQANTDSSKMAEVIGVSEAQLRFVTNTASGMGLIKCGSVVIPFDNQISKDTDLYKLYNTNIHEIIEMKKHANEKC, from the coding sequence ATGGGTTTATTTACAGACGGATTTAAGTTATTAAAGAAGGCGAGTGAGCCTTTGTATAAGACACCTAAATCCATTCAGGAAACCATAGAGATTATGGCGGTGGCTGAAAACGGCATTTTTGAAGTAAGCAAAAATAAGTATTCCAAATGCTACCGCTTTCAGGACATCAATTACACAACAGCAACGGAGGATGAGCAGATCGGCATATTTGAGAGATACTGCAAGTTCTTAAATTCGCTGGACTGTAATTATAAGATTACGATCAACAATAAGAACAAAAACATGGATGAACTCCGTGACAAGGTTCTGATTGCTGAGAAAAACGATGGCTTCAACAATTATAGAAGAATCTACAATGACATCATTGAGGAGAAGATTATTGAGGGCAGACAGGGGATTGAGCAGGAGAGATACCTGACAATCACGATTGAGAGAAAGAACTTCGAGGAGGCAAAGGCACAGTTTGCAACCCTTGAGGCAACGATACACAAGGCTTTCATTGAGCTTGGTGCGGAGATTGTACCACTTAATGGCAATGAGAGACTGAAAGTGCTCTATGACTATTATCATCTTGGAGATGAGGGCAGCTTTGATTTTGATATCAAAAAGGCAAAGAAGGTCGGGGCAGATTTTAGAAATGATCTGTGCAATGGGATGGTGAAATATTTCCCAGACCATTTTGAGGATGAGAGTAAATTCTGCAAGGCACTTTTTATCAAAAAGTATCCGAGCAGTTTGTCAGACAGATTCATCAATGAGATTACTTCCCTTCCGGTTCATTCCATCACGAGCATTGATGTGGTGCCTGTTCCCAAGGATCTGACAACAAAGGTGCTTCAGAAGAAATACCTTGGTATTGAGTCGGATATCATTAAGCAGCAGAGAGTCCGTAATAAGAATAACGATTTTTCTACGGAAATCTCATATGCCAAAAGGACGGAGAAAAAGGAGATTGAGGAAATCATGGATGATGTCCGTGAGAATGACCAGTGCCTTTTCTTTGTGGGAGTAACCATTATTCTTATGGCAGAAAGCAAGAAGGAGCTTGAGAGTGTATGTGAGACAGTAGAGACTATCGGAAAGCGTAACAGCTGCACGATTGACACACACTACTTAAAGCAGAGGGAGGCACTCAACACAGCACTTCCGATTGGTGTAAGACAGGTGGAGACAATGCGTACACTTCTTACCCAGTCACTTGCGGTGCTTATGCCATTTAATGTGCAGGAATTAAATGACAGCACAGGAAACTATTATGGCATCAACCAGATCAGCAAGAATGTGAATATCGGTAACAGAAAGAAGCTCATCAATGGAAATGGCTTTGTATTTGGTGTGCCGGGTTCCGGTAAATCCTTCTTCTGCAAGATGGAAATGGGCAGCGTATTCTTGTCGGGAGATGATGAAATAATCGTTATAGATCCAATGAACGAATACTTTGATATTGCTGAGACTTATGGTGGAACAGTGGTAAATATGTCCACCTACACGGATAACTATGTGAATCCGCTGGAGATGGATGTATGGAGCCTTGATCCGAATGATTCCAAGGGAATGGTAAGAGAAAAGGGCGAGTTCATGCTTGGTCTTTGTGAGCAGTGCATCGGTGACAGCTTAAATTCAAGACAGAAGTCAATCATCGACCGCTGTGTGAGAAAGCTGTATATCGACATTGCAAGGAGCAAAGAGAAGTATATCCCTGTAATGAGTGACTTTTACGATATCCTTATGGCACAGCCGGAGGACGAGGCAAAGGACATTGCATTGTCATTGGAGCTTTTTGTAAATGGTTCACTTAACATCTTCAACCATCAGACAAATGTGGATGTGGATAACAGATTCACAGTATATGGCATCAGGGACTTAGGTACAGAGCTTAGTCCTATCACAATGCTTGTCATGATGGAGTCCATTCAGAACAGGATTGTTGAGAATGGCAAGAGAGGCAAGGCAACATGGCTCTATATTGATGAGTTCCATGTCTTACTTAATTCCGAGTATTCTGCAAAATATCTGCAGCAGCTCTGGAAGAAAGTGAGAAAACAGGGAGGTCTTTGTACCGGTATCACGCAAAATGTAGTCGATCTGTTGCAGAATTACACAGCAACCACAATGCTTGCAAACTCTGAGTTTGTGGCACTTTTAAAGCAGGCGAATACAGACAGTTCCAAGATGGCGGAGGTTATCGGAGTATCAGAGGCACAGCTTAGATTTGTAACCAATACTGCATCTGGAATGGGACTTATCAAGTGTGGTTCTGTGGTGATTCCGTTTGATAATCAGATAAGTAAGGATACGGATTTGTATAAGCTGTACAATACCAACATTCACGAGATAATTGAGATGAAAAAGCATGCAAATGAAAAATGTTAA
- a CDS encoding TnpV protein translates to MPDETEDLTKLGKYGRMAMNYLKENEPARYKTLMRFGKMYEKMSAVEEEANQLYDQLEMQYLAKHKPQNPSSTMEMWKIREQAKMQAEEVVLHQIVMRFH, encoded by the coding sequence ATGCCGGACGAGACGGAGGATCTCACGAAGCTGGGCAAATACGGAAGGATGGCGATGAACTATCTAAAGGAGAACGAGCCGGCAAGATACAAGACGCTGATGAGATTCGGGAAGATGTACGAGAAGATGTCAGCGGTAGAGGAGGAAGCGAACCAGCTGTACGACCAGCTGGAGATGCAGTATCTGGCGAAGCACAAGCCACAGAATCCGTCATCGACAATGGAGATGTGGAAGATAAGAGAGCAGGCGAAGATGCAGGCAGAGGAAGTGGTACTCCATCAGATAGTGATGCGATTCCACTAG
- a CDS encoding DUF4313 domain-containing protein: MDNEKKQVTYNSSITGETQVTFDIQQYMNNRAMFIGLMCNEDGYEEPFGDVTVNLSVAAPNYCGYLNVNDMPDIEKFITDNDLGEFTGFTQRSGFCEYPLYLFNVDKLRELCPDGMDKYEANIGMTRKPEIKDLSR; encoded by the coding sequence ATGGATAATGAAAAGAAACAGGTTACTTATAATTCAAGCATAACCGGAGAAACGCAGGTGACATTTGATATCCAGCAGTATATGAATAACAGGGCAATGTTTATCGGTCTTATGTGTAATGAAGATGGATATGAGGAGCCTTTTGGGGATGTGACTGTGAATTTGTCGGTTGCAGCACCAAATTACTGCGGATATCTGAATGTGAATGACATGCCGGATATTGAAAAGTTTATTACAGATAACGACCTTGGAGAGTTTACTGGATTCACGCAAAGGAGCGGGTTCTGTGAATATCCTCTTTATCTGTTCAATGTAGACAAGCTTAGGGAACTGTGTCCGGATGGAATGGATAAGTATGAGGCAAATATCGGAATGACAAGAAAGCCAGAGATAAAGGATTTATCAAGATAG
- a CDS encoding helix-turn-helix domain-containing protein — translation MNTEKTFADRLKELRNIRNYTQEELGKITNISVQSIRRYEQGRLNEEPSAYNLLQLAKALDVTPEYLLIGDNNMTSYTEAIKRELKQLNDYGQISEIKETELNSTILSHLEMSNDLVDAVKTDWNAKGIFKRIEKEEDKQIVVDSYCTRPYVQDVILRYCQNRSIFKTKFAIIDGMLLE, via the coding sequence ATGAATACGGAAAAGACTTTTGCAGATAGATTAAAAGAGTTGCGTAATATACGAAACTATACACAGGAAGAGCTGGGTAAGATAACAAATATATCTGTTCAGAGTATACGACGTTATGAACAAGGTAGACTCAATGAAGAGCCAAGTGCGTATAATCTTTTACAACTAGCAAAGGCACTAGATGTAACACCTGAATACTTATTGATAGGAGATAATAATATGACAAGTTACACGGAGGCAATTAAGAGAGAATTGAAGCAACTTAATGACTATGGACAAATATCTGAAATTAAAGAAACCGAGTTGAATTCCACGATTTTATCACATCTTGAGATGAGTAATGATTTAGTAGATGCTGTAAAGACGGATTGGAATGCAAAAGGCATATTTAAGAGGATAGAGAAAGAGGAAGATAAACAGATTGTGGTAGACAGTTATTGTACAAGACCTTATGTACAGGATGTCATATTACGATATTGCCAGAATAGATCTATATTTAAGACAAAGTTTGCAATAATTGATGGAATGCTTTTAGAATAA
- a CDS encoding PcfB family protein → MAEEIQEAVQIIRVAYDGIEIAMKVGSGGIAAMQKAIDFLKGMLDYEKSLGKTSMRKLILKGGDLQVLQFNTEDMKKVEKMAKKYGILYSVLPDCNRKDGLSEVIFHTEAVPRVNMMIQKLKFGKIATFDDYLKNGDEKSLGKLMDFLKKQQGNEKSHTIEGDRVNTAIDGLIEKVGMFAMEKKAISVDQVKENFSINGEQAESVIKQLETIGVLGKKNEDGTHTVMMDKDAFINRVRGYQDLAERMRAVAASKNANLSDVTISKKLIIEENDHAVKTRVPGTWGEEARYVWLRKENIMEIHGGKTMLTFLDSTKDYKLYDEQNRVVTTQKGTELYTHYDKVESSVRERYEKVQKQQKKTTQQKTVTTKKAR, encoded by the coding sequence ATGGCAGAAGAGATTCAGGAAGCGGTGCAGATCATCCGTGTAGCTTATGATGGCATTGAGATTGCCATGAAGGTAGGAAGCGGCGGCATTGCTGCCATGCAGAAGGCAATAGATTTCTTAAAAGGGATGCTTGATTATGAAAAGTCACTTGGCAAGACATCCATGAGAAAGCTGATCTTAAAAGGTGGCGATTTACAGGTGTTGCAGTTTAATACCGAAGATATGAAAAAGGTTGAAAAGATGGCAAAGAAGTATGGAATCCTGTATTCGGTACTTCCAGACTGTAACAGGAAAGATGGACTGAGTGAGGTAATCTTTCATACAGAGGCAGTTCCCCGTGTGAATATGATGATACAGAAGCTCAAGTTTGGTAAGATTGCTACATTTGACGATTATCTGAAGAATGGAGATGAAAAATCCCTTGGCAAGCTGATGGATTTTTTGAAGAAACAGCAGGGAAACGAGAAAAGCCACACGATAGAAGGGGATAGGGTTAATACCGCTATTGACGGACTGATCGAAAAGGTCGGAATGTTTGCAATGGAAAAGAAAGCTATCAGTGTGGATCAGGTCAAGGAGAATTTCAGTATCAATGGTGAGCAGGCTGAAAGTGTTATCAAACAGCTAGAGACAATCGGTGTGCTTGGAAAGAAAAATGAGGATGGCACCCATACAGTCATGATGGACAAGGATGCATTTATCAACCGTGTCAGAGGCTATCAGGACCTTGCTGAGAGAATGAGGGCAGTTGCAGCATCAAAAAATGCGAACCTGTCAGATGTGACAATCAGCAAGAAGCTGATTATCGAAGAAAATGACCATGCTGTTAAGACCAGAGTTCCCGGCACATGGGGAGAAGAGGCAAGATATGTATGGCTCCGTAAGGAAAACATCATGGAGATTCATGGTGGAAAGACAATGCTTACCTTCCTTGATTCAACCAAGGATTATAAGCTCTACGATGAGCAGAATCGTGTGGTGACAACCCAGAAAGGAACCGAGCTTTATACTCACTACGACAAGGTGGAGTCATCTGTCAGGGAGCGTTACGAGAAAGTGCAGAAGCAGCAGAAAAAGACCACACAGCAGAAAACTGTTACCACAAAGAAAGCGAGGTAG